ctctctctttttcctatTCATACGTTGAATAGTCCATACAAGACAGAGGTACAATATACACATAGGGATAGGGGGTAACACCAAGGACCATTACCCTATTATGCCATCACTAAATTAGTAACTAACTCATAATCCTAGTCAATATGGCTTAACTCACAAAGGGATATAAAACAAGAGACAGATGAAATGAAGCAGTAACAATAATCCAACTGCACTTCATTCTCCCACAATCAACAAGATGAAGGGAGCAAAGAGCAAGAGAAAATACCATAaaatgaaattaataaaaaaggcTAATATTGCAGGGGAGTCTCGAGTCATGGTTCGAGCCGTGGAATCAGCCACTAGATTATCTAAGTCACACCCCTAGATGCGGTCCTTTCCTGACCCTGCTAACACGGAATGTTGTGTACACCGAACTGCTCTTTTTAGGCTAATGTTGAAACTgtggaagttgaaattttgatgaattgattcaGAAAATGTCGAGAACTTCTAGTATGAAATTGTTGCAGAGTGGACAATTACCCCTTTGAACCCAAAGTTCCCTTGAACACAACCTGCAAAATGTATGTCCACATGGTATAAATGCAGCACCTTTATGTCTcaccatacacacacaacaATTATTATATTCTCCTCCAGCACCGACACCGACACCGacaccaacatcaacaccagcaacttcatcaccatcatcatcgtcattatcttcatcttcttcttcgtcttcaTCTCCAATCATATAAGCTGAACCATCTCCATCATTCTCTGTTAACAACGCGATTAATGACATTCTCACAGGTTCATTAATTTCTTCTCCAGCATTCTCAGGTTGACCAAAGTTTTCAACAGGAAGTTCTTCAGGATATGTAGGGGACAACCTATGAGACACTATGggattgttgttattatgttgTTGATCAATGGAAATGTTGTCAGGTTTGATACGTAGTTTGTTTCTGAAATGTTTCCAagatttcttgttttttctgCTATTGCTGTTGGTGGGATCATCTCGAATGATGTCAAGAAGAGTTCTATTGGAGCTGAcagggaaagaagaagaagaagaagaagaacattcTCGTTTGTTGCTCAATACAGCACCTAACGTAAGACCTGCaagattattattgttgttggtggtggtggtgttgttggtgttgtcttCTTTGACTCTAAGAAAATCTCCAAGGTTTGGGGTATCAATTTTATCATTGAACATCAATGTTCTTAGACTAATATTGGCGCTTTCCATTCAAATGTTGCAACTAAAATAAGACAATTTCCTATGGGATTAAATAATTGAagaagtttgggatggaatgGAAATGGGAATCCAAGAATTGGAGACTTTGTTTATAGTGAATAATGATGAGTTTCTTGGAGAATGAAAAAGGGgttaaagaaaaggaagaatttttagcaagaaaagaaaatggaaatgGGAAACTCAGATCTGTGAGAATTATGGGAAATATAttgaatacataaaaaaagGGAAGAGGGATAGAAGAAAGAGTAGAGGGTAAGGCATAGGATTCCTTAGAAGTCAGATCTGGGTATTATACTTAGCTACATTAATGTCTGTTCAAtcaatgaagaaagaagaaatacgTTAAAAGAACGGACACAAAGTTCTAAAGAGAGGAAAAGATAGAAGATGGAGTTTTTGGGGGTTGGGAATTGAGGGGGTAGGGGTTTGGGATTTTGGCGTGGGGGGTTAACATGAAGCAGAAAAGACTTTGTGTGGACGTTGTGAAATCTCAGTCAAAACTCAAAATGCTTCCTCGTTGCATTGGAAGGTCCCCAACAATTTATTACTATTTCTTCAACACATTGCAGCTCTGATTTAATGGTCCAAAACATATGTAAACAGAGTATCACTTTTTCCCTTCGTATTACACGAAAAATTTTACCATGACAGAGGCTCAACCAACAAAAATTATATGAGACTCCACCCTTTGCTTGACAAGTAGAATTTTTGAATCCCATCAGTACTTTTGTTTACCcacacctctctctctcttttattcTTTCCAATTATCTTTTTGCTCTCTCATCTCTCTCTTTCTCATAAAATGTaaagcttttcttttttttctctctctcaaaAAATACTAGTTAATGTAAAAATATTtcgtttctatttttttttaccaaagtATGGAACTTTTGACTTCAATAATGCACAACTATTATCAGAATTCTGAATATGCAAAATGTATATTAAAATGCATGCGATATACTATACATGTGTTTAAGTTAATTGAGGTAATAAAACGTTGAAAAACGATATTTAGCTTCACTTagatttataaaatatatttataaatcacatttctaaaataaaaaaggcGCCTAGAGCACTAAGCTcccatatgaaaaatataatttattaaaaGCAATTATTGAATAATTTATGTAGTTAACAAAGTGATTATTCCAAAATAATGTAATAAATGGTCAATCAATATTTCAGAAATGCATTAACTATTCATTATATGTTGTATGCCATTTACAAAATTCACACAATTATGTATTGATAATTGGTCAATTGTCAGTTTCGTACATTTTAGTAGatcaagagaaatcaaaaagATCTATTTCTATCTTTATCCATTTATTTTGCCGATTTATGTTGGTTTATTCTTAGCATTAAAATAATGTAATAACTCCGATTCAAAATAaatgtccacttagcctttttcacaccttaaaaaaatattaattcctaaaataagtattttgactaaactaccctcTATTAATAAGACTCTTACCTATTTATTGCCTTGAGTAAATAGGGgcaaaactgaaaaataaagttaattctttcttgattatgtaagtaaacacttattttgaaccaaaataaaaaggctaagtggacacttagtTCGAAGTGGAGAATATTCTGACATAAACACTTTTagtattttattgatttttgttggtgCTTTACAAAGTGATTTTTAGATATACGATTATAAATTGCATTTCAAAAATGCAAttaataaatttgatttttagaaTACGATTTAAGTTAATGTCATACACGTATACGTTTTGCATATTCTTagaaactttgaaaaaaaaaatcttttttttttttttgtaggagCGAGTGAGAACTGGAAGACAAAATAACAATTAATTTACTATTGAAAACTAAATATTTGTTGGTTGAACTATGAAATTTTATGGCTTAATTTGTGGGGATAGTGGGCAAAATAATAGAAGAGAAaattataaaactaaaatttgtGCTAAGTTGTGTGTTTTTATACTATTTTCtctattctttttcatattatttccTCTACTCCATTTTACACGGCTCTTTTggttaaaagaaatattttacatatttaaaaataatttaattttagagTGCATCTAGATATGTTctaaaaggatgaaaattacGGAGATCATAATTCAAAAAATTCCACTTGTCAAAAGAATAAAGTTACATAGCGCGCATATAGCGGGAGATAGCGGAGAGCCTCACACAActtttaaccaaaccgaataaaaaagctgacatttggtttggtttggttttaaatttctAATATTTGGTGGTAAATTTTTTAACGTTTTATGTGTTTTATACTATTTATATCTattcttttttcataaataattaaagatattttatactcCATTTTACACGGCTCTTTTggttaaaagaaatattttacatatttaaaaataatttaattttagagTGCATCTCAGAATATGTTCTAGTGTTCAATGAAATGAGATGAAAATTACAGGAGATCATAATTCAACGACAAAAATATCTGGTGATTTCTTTTCACTTGTCTAAGCTTGAAGAATAAAGTTACATGGCGCCTATACTAGCGGGAGATAGCAGTTAGAACCGTCGAGGCATGCGTAAGTTAGATCGAGCACTACCATTACCACAAAAAAAAGTCCCAAATTAGATGCTATGGAAACTAGCAACTGAATAATGTACAAACACCAAAATCTGCTGCTTCTTATGACTAGTACTCGACTAGATCTAATTAATCCTATTAATTAGGATTAGCTTTTTGTCATgttagtatattttttttaggtCCAATTTTAGTCTTGTTGAGATTTATATGCAGTAGAAAATGTACGTAGAGAACTTCTAAAACTAGAGAAactaatttttataatattggATTGGACGGGTTTAAATAAAGCGACATAGACAATGAAGATTTATATAGCCGGATTTGCTTGAATTAAAGCATGCGaacaaatcttttttttataattagagTCTTTATATGCAGATTcaagatttgaaatttatgaatttcTATAATACCTCTAAGTTTTATACCGTACATAACATAACAATAACTGCACCATCGGACTGGGTTCCAAACTAAATGTGTTCCAAGCAATTTTTTGCAAAAAGAAGTTGAGATGGGATCCCAATGATATGATGGCAATTAGGAAGATAGTGTCTTCTATTGTATATTGAGTTGACTACATCATTTTAACTTCAATTGGAGAATGAATTAGATTAGACTTAAAAATCATAGGTCTGCTACTGATTAAGTCCGTTAGACTTATACTGATGTTCAATTGCATTCCTATTTGTGTACATTCAATATTTTATTTCCAATTATCCTCTTGCATCTTTGTTAAAAATGCAGGACTTCAGGTTGCTCATTTCAAGTTGGACCTATCCTTATTGTTTATGAACCTTTCCCGCTACCATTTATTAATCATACCTTTTTGACAATTTGATTCAAATGTCAGGGACAATTTCATCTGTCTTTGCTTCTGCTGCAGTTTCCATCTTTGTTCCAGCATGCTATAACTTGAGGAGTTCTTCCTGGCATTGTCCAACTAGAACCTCTGAGATTGATGCACAAATCCATAACTGGCTTGTAATTCTACAATGTAATAACAGATGACTTATTGTCTCTGCCTCATGCCTACACAAGTAACATCTTGCATACAGTTGTATTCCCTCTTTCTAAGATTATCATGAGTTCTTACACTTCTCTAACAGCCAACCTAGGAGAAGCAGATCACCTTAACTTTCCAAAGTTGTTTCCATGGCCAAAATGTAACCAGTGATCCTACCTGATTCACATCCTTATAAGTTGAactaacaacaccaacaacgaCATAGCCGtttgtaatcccacaagtggggtctgcgAGAGTGGTGTGTATGCAGTCTTACcccctaccttgtgaaggtagagGGACTGTTTTTGATAGATcctcggctcaagtaaagcATAACAAAATCAAGTATGGAAAGAAAATACAGTAGTGAAGAAGCCAAGTTGAACTAACTATATAAACTCTAGTTGAATGGTTTTGCCATCTTAGTGTATCTGCACCCTCTTGCAGGCCCTTGCTTTGATCCAAAGTTTTAAAGAACTCTGGTATACTTGGCGCCTCCTAATCATGTAATAATCGTCTAAAAATTGAGTTCCACCCTTGTGGGCACCAGACTTCCTTCAAAGCATGCCCCTGTTTTAGACTTAAATTCTAAAAATTGGGTACCAAGTACTATTGTACTAACAATGCCACAAAATCCatcaaaaatggaaaaatgtgGGAACTGTAAGACATCAAATTCAAAGGGATATGTTTGTACAGTGGCTGTAGCCCGTAAGTGTAAAGTTTGTTAGAAACATAATAATAGGCCCTCTAAGACATTGGTGGAGATGTCAAATTTCCTTAGGAATTAACTCTAGGTATTTGGTTATGATCCCATATAAAATAAGATTCAGCACCAGCTTTTGATACCTTTAAAGGACAGCTAAATCGTCTCTCAAGGACTCTCCAAGGATGGAAGTCAAATAGTTTTGCAACTTGGAAAATTTTGGAGGGCGATAGATACAATCACCAAAAGTCGTTGCATGAAAGTCATGGAATCTATTTGCATCTCTAACGACAACATTTCGATTTGTAATGCTTGATATAAATTTAATAACGGTGTGGCAATCACCACAAATTCGAAGGTTTTTCTTTACCCTTATTGCTGGTCCAGGAACAGTCCTCAGAACTCCATAAGCCACATCCAATCTCTCACTGTGCCAAAAAAGCTGCCTTTCCTTCTCTTGCTGTCCCATATCATGCAAAACGAAAGTGGTGTCGGGAATATAACCTCTCTTCCTCATCTCAGAATCAAACTCCTTTAGCTCATCCTCATAGCAAGCAAAGAATGTCGTAGTTTCTTTTCCCGAATCATAGAACTGTAACCAGGTTCTTTCCTAACTTCCAAATTTTCCAGCAACTTCCTCAACTTAGATAAAATGATTCACAAAGCTGCAACAGCatatgtatttgactgtatACAAATTAAAGGATTTTTTGGTCTGAGAATTAGTAAGCGATTGGCGACCCTGACTCCCATTTCAGTATTTCCATGTTGCTTACAAGCACTTAATAAAGCAGCCCAAACAGCTTCATCAGGCTGAAATGGCATCGTGTTAAGAAGGTTCTCAGCATCCTCAAGGTGATCTGATCGACTAAACAGATCTAACAAGCAAGTATAATGCTGCAGAGAAGGAATAAACTTATAATCTTCAATCATGGATTTGAAAAGACTCTTACCTTTGTTTACTAATCCAACGTACAATAGTCACAAGCATAGATTAATCCAACAAAAGTTGCTTCATCTGGCTTTAGGCCAGTCAAGATCATACCATCATATAAGGATAGTGCCTCAATAGCTTGCCCGTGCTGTGCCATCCCGAAAATAATTGAGGTCCAAGATGCAACATCTCTTGTTAACATGCTATCAATTATTTTCTTCGCGTCCACAATATCGCTACATTTCGCATACATATCCACAAGGGCATTGCTAACAAACAAACTAGATACATAACCGAGGCGATCTGTTTCCCAAGCAGTAGTGCTGCTAAGTTAGCACAAGTTCCTACAATGCTCGAAAGAATAAAAGGTTCCTTCATATCAACACCTTCTCTTCTACTTCAAGAAATACATCAATGGCATAAATCAAGTTCCCATTTTGCACAAAACTAGATATCAAAGCAGTCCAACATTGCAAATTCTTTTCTGTCAACTTCCCTGGAAGCTCAATAGCTTCATTTTTCCTCCCACAACGGCCCTACCTCGATATCATTGCACTCGAACAAATCAAATTCTTAACCAAAATCGAGTCAAAAACAGATTTTGCATTATCCAGCAATCCACATTTTGAATACATATCAACCAGGGAAGACTTACAACatcatcatgagaaaacaccgATCTTAAAAACTGGGTATGCACTTGTTTGCCATTTGCCAACTCCCAAAAAGCACGAGCTAGCACAAGCCTTAACAAATTTCAGGGGCGGATCCTGGGGAACgggagggtgttcacccgaaccccTTCGGCAAACAATTATCCTGTATATATAAggtacataattttttttttattttttatgtacatttataGATTTTGAATCCTTGAATACAACACCAGATGTTGGCTCAGTGGTTTAGATGGTTCAAAATTCACCAAGAGGTTTCATGTTCAAGTTCCTAACAActagtttttatttttcaaaactccttagtgaaaatcctggatctGCCGTTGTTAAATATGCTAGGAAAAACGAAAAATGGTCTGGCCAAAGACTATCAACAAACATGTTTGGGAAGAGGGTGAGTGTTTTCTGATCTTGGTTGGCTTCGTTGTGTGCAGTAAAAATAAAGGCCCATGAAGCTAAATCTCGTTGTGGGCATTTCATCGAACAGTTGGACAGCGTCATCGAGGAGACGACACTTGCCATGCACGTGTATGAAACTGTTGCAAAACTTTAAGGAGCAATTGTCTAAACCAATCTTGAGTTCTTGACTATTTGAGCATGTAATTTTCTGCCTTCCGTAGGAAATGGCTTCTGGCGCATAGTTACAGTTGGTGAAGAAATTATTgcttcttatttcatttttgctTGCTTcagtattctaaaaatagatttactcgttcattttttaaaaattaagagataatttattatttcatacctattttactcatattattaattattgaattAGAAGTTTTAAGAAATTATTAGTGGTTACAtaacttttaaagtatgtttgacTTCTTAAAGGGTGTGTCGAGTCTATACATGATAAGTAAAAATGGGGGAGTGAGTACTAACTTATACTCCattgttcatttttatttgtccacttttgactttgtacgtccattaaaaattaataaatgaagtatatattttaccataatctCCATATTAATTAGTATATAAACtcaataaagtaaaaaaatgatttgaaaatgactAATTAATGTTATGgtaaaacaagaagaaaaaaaaatctcttgatatgttaaagttgataagtaaaaaatgaaaatttatttttagtatagtgaatatataaaagtgaatggagggaactaatatttctcaaaataaaatagtaTCTACTcatacacttttacttgttttttttttttttttaaattgtttttattacatagggcgtaagggaaggggaaatggaGAGGAGATTATAATGGGGATTTGAACCCTCActaacaaggtgaaagttcaggtagccaaccaactgagctactaaatcCCTacacacttttacttgttcaatatactaaaaattcattttttacttttacttttacttgtcatttttagcatatcaagagtatttttttttaatgttttatccttggcattaattacttattcaccaaatcatttttcaaaactcAATACTAAATATCAATTAATATGTAGATTGTTGTAAAATACCTATAtcaattattatttcttaaagaatgtgaaaaaatcatattgaataagtaaaagtgaggGAGTATTAAAAATCACCCGAACCTCTTGGGTCCCAACCGAATCCCTCAAACAAGTTCCAAATAGTAGATATAACTTGAACCAAGCTTCCAAACAGAAAATTAAGCGTTAAATATCACAATCAAAGTCGGGTTGCTACAAAAATCATCTGAATTCCTGAGTTTCTTCCTCCATCTTTAAAACGTAACTTCTTTGCTGACTTTCTTTACTCACTAATGAATTTATCCGGGCTTTGCGCAgttataaatttttaattaaattataaaaaggATCTTTTTGTAATTTAAGTCAGTAGAAGTTATTTTTCCATACATAAGCATACAaaatttacttttatttataaacTGGATAACTCACTAATACAAATACTTTTTATCTGCTTCAACGCCCTTCGTGTCACTTATATGCTCAAGATATCCATTTTACATAATAATTAGGTAATCGGTACTGTTTACTTCTACTAAAATTGGATATGTGTTTTCAATAAAAAAGGGGCAATAGCGAAACACTAATTTGTTTCCCTTTCCTTGttctaatcattttttttttttttttgggttttaagTATATACGAAGAGATTTTAGTCTTCAAATTCAAAGAGCTTTGATTTCAATTTACTATTTTCTTTTCATCATTTAGAAACTTTAGACTTAAtcaaatacttttattatagtTAAATATcttataaaagttatatgtGAATTACATTGTGATTATCTCTTTACATTCTGATTAATGACCCTCCTACCTTCAAAGAAACCACCAAACGAGAAAAATGGTGGAGAATAACTATCATACTCCCCCTTTGAGAAAATGATAAGAAAActatcaaatcaaatcaaattccTTGAACTATAACAATCTTTTAACTACCTATCTCTTTTGCACAGCAAGGTCAATTCTCAAGTAATTTTAAGAGTGAATCCCACTTTACCACCCTAACATGTAAGGGTTGGAAAAAGATACCCCCTCACATATTGAATGGGAACGATAACCCTCCTATTCAATATTTTCCGATAAGAatcttttgtttttaataaagatctttttttctttttctttctagaattaaatacaACCACTTGTTATTGTCCCGTTCAcctattcttttgaaaataatgtATAACAACCACTTGAAAAATTCTATTAATAAATTCCAAGctatatttcattcattcattcattattattattattattattattattattattattattattattattattattattattcttattttttttggtttggggGACTAGAGGGCCAAGATCTTAATTATTCAACAATCTAAATACAGCCTAGTATTAGTACCCGCACGAGCGGATGATATTAAAAGACACTAATCTATGTTACATTGTGATGTTGCTTGGTTGAGTGCATTGTATCATAACAAAATGTCAAGTATCATCTAATTTTCAATATAATATACTCAAATTAACGATATTTCTGTGAAATTAAAGGAAACAAATtaaatgtttttaaatattatttgatttaatctTTAGATTTATTTCATAATGAATATGTGTGTGTACACACCCACCCACACACACATTTCTCTAACCCTTTTTTCATTCTGTTTTTCTTacaatgatattttaattatttcctttttcatttagtaTCTTACGtttaatcaaaataatatcatatatgaTTTTAGTCGTGATTTTGAATTCGtccaaaatataaatagaaactTTCTCTTGTTACTTGTCGTAAGATATATtgataaatttaataattactACTTAGCACTATTTTACATAAGCAATTGAATTATCTTCTCTTTGGTTTCCAGTCCAccaaattttatgttttaattttaattgttaatatatatatatatatagacgaaAGATTCAAAACTTGGAcatatagagaaaaatatagGTAAGATTTAACAAAGATTAAATCTCGTTTCAATGGCTAGTTTAGtgactttttattatttttttgaaattaattatttattctcACCGGAAAATATTGGATAGGGGGGTTATCGTTTCCATTTAATATGTGAGGGGGGTATCGTTTCCCAACCCTTAAATGTTAGGGGGATAAAGTGGGATTCACTCTAATTTTAATAGAttcactttttcttttgttttctccgtCTGTTCAATTGTTTAGTTCGAATTAATcgtataaaaatcacatatcTATTTGTGATATGTAAATCAGATCTCTTCACATTGAAATTTACACACCATGGTGGTATTATTGTGATTCTCATGCCTGTGCCTTTTCCCAAGTTAGATCTTTTAAGTTTCTTATTATACgtagaggcggatctaggatttaaagGTAGCGGGTGtcacaattttcttcaatgtacatcttgttaggaacgtGTATTTAGATCGGGTTtatctctttttagtttattcgggtcaacttaataggctttttttatatttgcaaatatgaaattacatctcaaaaatcaac
This portion of the Lycium ferocissimum isolate CSIRO_LF1 chromosome 1, AGI_CSIRO_Lferr_CH_V1, whole genome shotgun sequence genome encodes:
- the LOC132049692 gene encoding uncharacterized protein LOC132049692, with protein sequence MESANISLRTLMFNDKIDTPNLGDFLRVKEDNTNNTTTTNNNNNLAGLTLGAVLSNKRECSSSSSSSFPVSSNRTLLDIIRDDPTNSNSRKNKKSWKHFRNKLRIKPDNISIDQQHNNNNPIVSHRLSPTYPEELPVENFGQPENAGEEINEPVRMSLIALLTENDGDGSAYMIGDEDEEEDEDNDDDDGDEVAGVDVGVGVGVGAGGEYNNCCVCMVRHKGAAFIPCGHTFCRLCSRELWVQRGNCPLCNNFILEVLDIF